TAGGAAAGAGAATTTGGTGCGTGTCAAAATTTATATTCTGAATTTCAATGTTTTTAAACGAAGAATCTATTAATCTTATAATATATTTGATTGTTTTTTTTAGTGGATTATTTACGTACTGGAAAATAGAATCCGGAAAATTTTGCAACCTTTGATATATTTCTTGAACTACTATTCCAACTATATATAGTTACCACACAAATTTGAAACATGAAATTCTTAAACATAAACTTTTACAATAtcgtatatatattaaatacttttttttatcaatgaaaTCAGTGTATTATGAAACATAAACATCTATTCCTCATTACAGTGATTTTTGGTGGATTACAAAATTTTTACTGACTTTCTCTAAGATCAATGTCCAAGAATtgatattttgagaaaataacattttttgttatataatttttatatattttttactttTAGTCGTATCATAAATCAATTCATGATTTTAGTTCacaaaatagttttttttcccTCTTTTTTAGTTCTCTCTTTTCAGAATGTTGATATGCTTATCGACTTTTGTGAAATCGTCACGCTAACGTACATCTTGCTAACTAACTACACATTACTATAAAAATGATTACCTTGTATATCGAACAAATCAACAATTTTTCGATACCAACTCCGtattttttgataaaataaGCATTTCaataaaattgaataaaaaatttatgacaaaaaatataaaatatgtataaataataaaaaatattattatctgAAAAAATGCCAGCACACAGATACACGTCATTGAGTTGATGataataaaattcctaaattgaAACTTCTTGTTTGCTTGCGATACGTGTTTATGAACGACTTGTaagaaaagtaaaaaaaaaataaacaaatggAAAGAAACAAGATGCATAACACGTAGAGGAGATGCAAAGCTGCTTCGCCGCCACGTGCGTGCATAATAGATAAGCTTGGCCGATTCAATTCGCCGCCCATTAATCGCGTACGTATAAATAAGTTCCAAGAGAGCAAGGAGTCTCATCCGAAGTTGATCAAATCCGAAGACGGTTACGCATTGAATCCAATTTGTTGCAGGATGTCGGGAGCTCAAGGAACACAACCGCCGGAGTCGTACACAGCGACGACGTACGAATCAGTGGGGGGCGGAGATAACAAGACGCGTCTGGATATCCGGTCCAAGGAAGATGAGAGCGGTATCCAGATCGATAAATTGCAAGACAAGGTGGAGGACGCCGCCGGGAAAGGAGGTCCAGTTTTCGGCGCCGGCAAGGAGGAGCACAAAGATGACCTAGGTGCGACAGGCACAGCCTAGACTTATTGCAGATACCATGCTTGCATTCATGTAAAGTGTTGTAAACTTCTTCTGTATATGGGTTTTGGACGAGGTATATATCCAAAATCCACACTTGTAATGAACTTGGATCTTTTGAATATGTCTACGCGCTGAGGAGCAATATTGCCTTGTTAAAATTGGACATTTTTTAGCAAAATCGGGAATCTTAAGAATATAATATTAAATGACTTCAAGATGAATTAGACGAGTGGTAATATCCTTAAATACAATTTCCACATAAAAAGAAATGCAGACGATGATAAAAGAACAAGCTAATGAGCCGGAGCACTCGAAACATCAAATTAAATACACTGCGGGCAATTGAAAATAGTACAGATTTTTTTAATTGGAGTCCCCTTTCTTGAGCATATTGTAGAATCAACTACTTGGAATACTTAGAAAAATCTTGTTCAAACGGAAATTGAAATCTCTGAGCTGCCAGTGGAACCAAATCAGAAACTTGTGAAATCTGCTGATATTTTCCGCTCTGATCCATAGTTCGATGCGTAGCCAGGAGCTTATCAAGGAATGTCCAGTCCCCAGAAAATCTCTCCTGTTGCATAATCCTGCAGACAGCAGAATGCCCACCTCCAACTCCAACCCCACCTGATGTTAAATTCAACAGGTTCTGCGTACACTGCAAGTCCATGGTACTCAACGGAAGTGATGACAAGAATGAAGGTGGAATAGCCGATTCGGGGCTACTCGTTAACTGCGGAAGATGCACGGAATTGGTAGGATCAAATACGTAATTCATGGTGTGTTGTACTTGATCTGAAGTCATCTGTTTTGGTACCAAAGTAGAATCTGCAACGTTGGCCTGGAAATTAGTTGCAGCCAACTGTTCATCTTCTTGATCCTCGGTTTGGGGGTGGAAGCCTCTGGTATGATTTTTCTTTATGAAAACCCTGCAGACGACCCATCCGTCCTCCTGCTTCAGAAATTATCCAAGTTATAATCACATAATTTTTTTGAAGAATCATGAATAAGATAATTTCAAACCGAATGTTTCATGTATAATAATTGAATGTGATCACTTCAAGTTTTCAAATCAGTCACGcccataataaataaatttttagtcATTTTTTCAAGAATacatatatatgatattatggATCTATCATATATGGTCTTAAAGTTTATAATTAtcaaaatctttttttttttcaatttaagcTATTTAACACACATAATATATGCTACTTATCGATTTATTATACATGGCCATCTAATCTATAATATCATATTGTCTTgtctttttatatatatatatatatatatatatatatatatatatatatatatatatatatatatatatatatatatatatatatatatatatatattaaaggaGCGCATATGAAGGTGCCCATTCACCTCTTTatcatatataaatttttgggtttatttcatcctactcaCGTAGATATTGATTTCATGATAGGATTGATGGTCAAGATTTGCTCATGCATATATAGgatccacttttttttttgaaattatatgtGTGGCAAGATCTTACCTGTTAAAATGAAGTTAGGGTAGTGTCCACATAGAGATGATCTCATTAACCTAAATTTTGAGTTCCATTTGTATACTAATCCCAAGGAATTATACGGAATAATTTCAATGTTTCGATAAGTGAAGGTGGATCGTTAactaattaataatataattaatgctattatttgtgtttgaaatatatattaGTAATTTACGAGGTACTAACGGACATACGATTTCAAGCACAAGCCACATAAAAATACAAgaaacaaataataataattaaaagtcAGGGAAATATACTTGGATTTGAGCATTAATATCATCATCCAAACGATACTCGTGCATGATCCAATCAGTCTTGCTTCCATGTGGAGCCCGTCCTGTGTAGAAAACCAGGGTTTTTCTCATACCAATTCTCTTCGAACCACTCAGGTGGATCCCCTTGTCCCGACCCGTTGCCTTCCAGAAACCTGCTGCAGTGGCCCGATTGGTTCTCGTTCCTGTGGGATACTTTTTGTCTTTATGGCTGAAAAAGTACCATTCATTCTGGGGGCTCGACCCGATTCTACATTTATCTGCAGCATCCATCATCATTTTTGAATCAACACAGAGAGTTTAAACATGGGATCGAAGCTTAAGAAAACCAGACACGAGATTTGgttaagaaaatatatttcGAGGGCCGACCTTTGAGGTCCCAAGGCTCAAGTTTGTTGAGATCGACTTCCCTTATGATATCCAGGTCAATGGGTTCATAGGACACCTTCTTCCTCAGGTAGTAACATAGTAGTTCCTCGTCTGTTGGATGAAATCGGAAACCTGGTGGCACCGATAGCTCCCCGTTTCCGCGCATCATATtttgattataatttatatcTGCAGGTTAATGTTCCACCCGCATGCATAAGATCAAAGCACGTaaagttaataaaataaaaaaattaacagGAACTAATTAACATCATGgcaagaaaaagaagaaaaaagtaGCAACCAAAACCCTAAAGGATGGGTGGATTAATCTAAAGAAACCTGCAGACTGGTGAAAGATAGGGTTTGTTTGTAGTGTTTCAGACCAAACAAGAATACCCCTAAGAGTTAAAGTCACCAAGTTTTAGCTAAGGTTGCCAAAAGTATCGCTAGTTTCATCTTTCGACAGGGAAACGAAGACAAAACAGAACCTGACGGAGCAGAAAAGTTCAGGAGAGAGAACCCAACAAAGAACACAGGCACCTGAATTTACTGCACATGTTTCTCTGAAGAACAAGAAGAATAAAGGAAAGAAGCAAACCTTTCTTGATTagaattttgaattttcttcaatGCAAAAGGTAAAGGACTGGCAAGTGATCATATAGGAGAAGAAGATGGTTCAGCCAACTTTTGCGGGTGAAGCGAACACAATTCGAGTGGTATTAAAAAGAAGCCAGAACACGCACAGATAGAGATAGCGAAGCTTAAGATAGAATAAATTATTCTAACtacaaattaaacaaataatAGGAGCATGTATTCAGTTTAATTGTATAATAACTAGCTAGCTAGAGCTTAGACTTGGGATTTaggaggattattttattttgtatgaaGTTTTAGTGTTATAATAGAAATGAGCTAGGGGCTGTGTTTCATGTAGCTGAAGTTTAAATGCTTGTTGAACAGGAGACCCGTTCATCCCAAAATTCGCCGCAGATAAATCATGAATATCTGCTCCACTGTCAATTACTCATCACCCATTTAtcttaaatttattaataatctGAATTTACTAATatgcatctatatatatatatctatattttaTGTATAGATATGTGATAAATTTTGCATATAGACATATAAATACACGTACGGGCCGGGTCAGAGTCAAGATATATAAGTATAATGGAATTTATTTAATTCCAAATATTCCATTCTCCAAGCGTAAGTGTTGTATAAGGTGTGGACATACAACTAATATTTATTAGTTAATCTGGTTGCTGTCAAGAAAATTACATTGTGTGTACATACAAAAGGACAAAAAGTAAAATGAATATTATTCGAGTGATTGTCTGTATATGGATTAGCCAACTAGTTACAAGGCCAGGAACTTTGACTACTGAAAATTATTTCTATTGAAATTCTGCCGTCACTTTCCCTTTTACAGGCGACATGTTGAGAAATTGATTCTGAAATTATTTgaccataatttatttaatttcttttaatAAGGTCTTCTGCATCCTTTCCAAGAATTGAGAAATTGAAATCAGAAAAGTACCAAGAAAGATACAATTCAAATGGGGGGAATAATTAAGGTAGCATCCATATATGACATGGACTCAACAAGAAATTAATGGATGCATATATAGTCTTCCATCTCGTCATTCATTAGTTTTTtgagcttgattaattaatcatACTCATCTTTCAGCAAATTTAACATTGAAAGATCATAGCATATTACTTTTAAATTTCTTGCTACATGAAAAAAACTTAAATCCAAATATTTTTATGTGGCTTTGTAGGACCTGAGTgtttgtcgctttaccaaaagctagaGCTAGTGGCAATGGTGCagatcaaatcttttaaaccgcacagcagctcaagcatcacagttcgatcgctctaccaagtatGGACagttattgcacccaacaggcttcaatattttcaaaaatttcgaaATAAATTAACTAGAACATGCAtgatatgtgtgtgtgtgtatatatatagttaGTTGTTGCGCTTTGGATGGTGCCTCTTGATGATCTTTATTCTTCCATGTCAAAATGAatattgtttaaattttataaatcattATCAACCCATTCCTTCCCCACCCCCACCCTCAACCCCCGCccacccacacacacacacacacagacacacacacatatatatttgattaaataaaaatatattgacCAATTATTTCGTGAAGTTGATGTGTGTGGAATACAATAATGCTGCATGCACGAGTgagtactatatatatatatatatatatatatatatatatatatatatatatatatatatatatatatatatatatatatatatatatatatatatatatatatatatatatatatataatatgaacTTTTTAAATTGTGGGGTTATTTTGGAACGGTCGACCAATAACAAAATAGAGCGTTTGCAGGTGGAAGTAGCGAAGGGGGTTGTGGGGATTAACACGTGAGAGGAGCGTAAAAAGAGAGAGCAAAATCCTTAAAGTCCGTGACATTTACACGTTCCCATCCCACCTAGCTAAACTCCATGCATGCATGCCTCGATTACCTTAAACTATTACTCACCCCAAACCTTTCATAACAAAATGGATTCATACGTTAAGCCTCAAGATTCACCTTGGCGCTCGATATTATACTTTTTATACTGTGAatcgtttttattttttgttatgtTGTTGGTAGTAAATCGGGAAATTTGGGTTCAGTCCCCAGCCgccatttttttttgtgttcagtccctaggtacttttttagtaccacatttccacatgaagtgtaccacatttccacatgaagtgtaccacattttgtatgacatagtaccacaattttgtgggtagggagtgaagccaaagaaattttttgattgaggatttttcaaaaacTTCCCCTTGGTAAATTCAGGATTTTAGTATAataatttagattttttttccaattttagttTGTAATAATATACAGAAACCAACGGGATGGTCAAACATGTAGAATAATTAAGCAAACTATGCTGCATAATTACCGCGTGTGTTAATAAATACATTTGGTATTTAACAATTAATAATTGATGTACGTAACAAATCCAAAGATTTGATATCGCAATTATATCTTAATAAAGTGCCGTCGCCTTCACGAATACTTTTCAACATTAATAAGCCATCCAGCtggattaattatttaataaaatttatatatggATGAACGAATCTGATTGCTTTGCATCACAATCAGTGCCAACgttgaattatatatatatatatatatatatatatatatatatatatatatatatatatatagttctcGAGAGATCCCATGATTAAGGTACCACCGGGATAGGTGAATTCATGAAATCAGAAACTTCTATTCTTCAATAACATTTAATGAAATTCCCGAATACATTTTATTATCTATCACAACTtgtttatattaataattatctCCAAAATATGGCATTCATACGTGCAAGCTGGTGAATCTCATAGCACAGGATTCAGGGTCGTGCTTATGCAGAGTCAAAAGAGTCCAATGACTCAGGCCCAAATTTGTTTGGGgcccaaaaattttaaattgtaatatttaattttagtttCCCTGGTGAGCACACGGGTTCatctctcatcttcttcatTCCACCGGAACTATGGGACCCACAACAGTGAATATACTCATTATTAATAttaccaatatatatatatatgtttttttaaaatattaatcatGTTTGCAGATATGCTCGACTCTAGCTATTGTTCATATCAAGAAATATCCTGCTTTGAAATTTTGCTTGAGAGTACATAGAAAAatccaaataaatattttaaggtaTGTCTGGATTAAAGAGGTTACAGTCGGAAAATTCCCATATCAGGTCCAGCTAagatcaaaattcaaaaatgaAAGGTTGAAAATGTGTATGTGGGACGTATCAAGAATGTGTGGTGATTAGTTGtaactgatatgtatatttcaTGTTGAATTCGGTTGGTGAGTAAGACAGCATTTCCCAATTATTTAGTTGTGTAAAAAGTGGGAGATTCATTCAAGCTATTGATGTGGCTAAAGATTGTTGCGCTTGATCATCAGCGTCTTTTTATGTGATACTCATTTGATTGCATTTAGAATCTCAAATGctcatattatttataaaatcttgttgactgtcctggtcacagtagcaagtgcatagcgaagtttctcaaagttaaagctcatcaaaacttttctAATGTCACAAAAAAGATTGAATGGATTGACTATGTTATCGATTGATAAAGGAATTACTGAACAACTTGATTATACAGTCTTGATTAGTATTTTTAGCAATAAAACATTAGACGGATTGTTTTTTAACGATTAttttggacatgtttgatatttttattcttttagttttttatattgttttaacgtattgatttaatttaaaaaattgctaTGGATTCAGaggactttttttaaaaattaaactcATGCCCAAATATTGTTAGGATCGGCCCTGACAGGATTTAAATTAAAGCTACAAAAAGAATATGGCaactttgatttgaattaaagaAAACCCATTTATATATATTCCATCCGATTTTTCAATGTTAAATGTGTTGAAAAAAAAGGTATTGATTTTCTACACACATCAAAAGTATTGTATATGTATGCGTGCATGTACAATATTAGTACATATATATTCATAGATAAGCTCATACATTAATCCTTCCCAAAAGAGTGAACAACCAACCGCAGCACAATTGAGGTGTGGTGAAGGTAAACCAAGTCTTTGTTGATGGACTCAACGCATCACCAATTAAAGTTTCGCACACAAAGTAAATGTGCCTGCCAACACAAGCAACATACTTGTGGGAAGTAACAAGTCTAAAGCGAGTGTCCCCAACACCTCTAATAAAATCTATCTATATGAAAGTCTCATCGAATTATGTTCAATTACGGTAAATACATATCTAACATCCTTGAATTTCTCCGATAAATTAGCTTCATGAGGAGGCGCGGACTCGGGGGTTTTCACCCTAATGTTTTTTGAAAATCATATGCTCACATCTAACTTTTTAGATAAGAGAGGATAATTTCCCCCTAAGCTGCAAGATCCACCCCTAAGGCCAGCATAGGGGTTGATTAAGGAGTTTGGGTCAACGTGTACAAGAAGCTTGCATTGAGGTTTTCATGAATTTGGTCAAACAAGCAAGAAGTtatttgccataaaatatgcTAAATACCAGATAATGCATGAACGAGCAAAAACATTTTAAGTGACAGATTTtggaatataataataaaacaaaATGCACTAATTCCAGCTATTGAACGAAAGTCTCCAGACTGCAAAGAAATAACTGTACCCTTAAGGAAGGAGAACATGGCAAAGTATTCTACATTTTGCAGCACAAAAATGAGGCAAGACTCTAAGGCAAGTAATTTATAATCGAAACACAATAAGTGGTTGAATTGAGGTAGAAACACGTCAGGCAATGTGTTTTCTTTGAAGTAAAGATTGTAGGAACAGTACATGGGGTAATATCATTCAGGAAGACACACaatgtatatcaatcaatcGGTCAATTTCACTGGCATATAAATAATGCATTCAATTAGACAAATTCCGAGAGATGCTTGGACTCTATTTACAACTATTCTGTTTGCTTTAACTGAATGATACTTGAGCATCTTTTCGATTCTATTGCCCTTCAACAAACAGAGATGGAACCTAGCAATGTTGTTGTCACCTTTCCAGTAGGGGAATGTTTAGACTTGTAAGTCGCTACAAATTTGCACGATCCAGTCTTCACATAACATGGTCAATGCACAGCATCCTTCACAATATATGGTTCAAATAAAATGACTAACCAACAGAAAGTCATGCAACTTCCAATTGGTAGTAAACTTGTTTCATACAGTTATCACATATTATGGATAGCTGGCAAGGAAGTATCATTCAgtttttttctttaatattccCGGGGGATTCTTTGAGCCTGAACTTTAGGCCTGTGTTTCGGTCCTTTCTTTAAATTGTCAGTCTACTTTGCAATTAAGGTGGAGGGAGAGATGATTGACTAACtcattttatcatatttttttccCAGCCATATCTTCCATCTAAATATGTATTTAGACGAATGCCTTTGTATCAGTAATATGGCCACAAATACACATATCATATTCCAGCTGGGCAGGCCGTTGAGGTTTAAGATGCAATGAACAATTAGTTGAACATCCACGAGGATTTCAAAACATGTAGTGGCTATTTCCATGAGTTACAAAACCTGCAGTACATAATCTCAAAAACTTCCCATGTTTATGAACCAAACATCATGAAACCATAAATAATCAACAATCTCCAAATTATCATTGTCCTAGTCAATCTTAGGTTAAAAGTTGGCTCGTGTTAAAGATTGAGACTTGGATCTAACTCATTCCCAAAAATTAGATCTTGGAGTTGAGTTAAGCACAAATCTCAATCTTAAAATGACACAGTTGCGTTCCGGCTCAAGTTCACCGTTATTTTTTGGACTGTCTTATGAGTTATCCACTTATAAACTTCACGATCCACTTGTTCATTACTGGATATAAAAGATGCTGTGTTAGATGTCTCACATCAGCTGGATTAAGTCCTTGAGAATTGTACATATTGACTTCAACAATCCTCCTTCGAGCTAGCTTTTAGGTTGAAGTTTCTATACCCGATATTATGTGTTGGACTATCCCTATGACTACCAGCTAAATGTTTTGAAAACTTCACGTTTTAGTTTTTTCATTAATTGGTGTGAGAGGTGTGTGTTAAGTATCTCACATTGCTTGTATTAAGTGTTTGGTAATTGTATATATGAACCTGGATAATTTTCTCTCATTGAGCTAGTTTTTGGAGCTGAGTTAGACTCAAATCTCATTTTTAACTTGATATCAGAGCTCGGACTTGCAGTTATGCATGAAATCCCCTATGGGCCACCAAATTTCACACTTCAGTTGTTCCGTAGTTGGGCGTGGGGAAGTGTGTTAGATGCCTCACATCGACTGAATTAAGTTTTGAAGGTTGTATATATGGACTTGGACAATCTTTCTCTTTGAACTAATTTTTGGAATTGAGATAGACCCAAatgtgagaacctgaaatttCACCAGTAGCAGCAGCTGGCCAATTTCAGCAGAAGCTAATATTTCCAGCAGCAATTCATATTTCAGAAGAtggtatttttccagcagacaaaatccagcagacccgaatccagcagcagaccAGAATCCAGTAGCAGAAGAACGATATTCCaacagacagttactgattcagcttagacttgtaactgaagcatttatcaCGGAATAAAGGttgttaatggcagattatggccattaaatGGGAAGCTAACAGTCAAAATatttgcctataaatagcaccctcaacctctgaattggtgttacacaaaCCTTGAGTTATCACCTGAAATTAGAGCTCAGAGAGTGTATTTTCGAAGCTgtaaaatccagtagcgaggcaagcagatttcagtagacttcaaccgaaactctAGCAAtttacggtaagtgggcttatgtataaatatcttgaaaaccgTTTGATGATTTCTGATTTAAAGCAAAGTATATTCTTGAATCCTGTTATCTGATTTCAaagcactgaaacttagtgaactaatggtaggaatatatattctgaacattactgattactg
This region of Primulina eburnea isolate SZY01 chromosome 14, ASM2296580v1, whole genome shotgun sequence genomic DNA includes:
- the LOC140812103 gene encoding protein SOMBRERO-like, which gives rise to MMRGNGELSVPPGFRFHPTDEELLCYYLRKKVSYEPIDLDIIREVDLNKLEPWDLKDKCRIGSSPQNEWYFFSHKDKKYPTGTRTNRATAAGFWKATGRDKGIHLSGSKRIGMRKTLVFYTGRAPHGSKTDWIMHEYRLDDDINAQIQEDGWVVCRVFIKKNHTRGFHPQTEDQEDEQLAATNFQANVADSTLVPKQMTSDQVQHTMNYVFDPTNSVHLPQLTSSPESAIPPSFLSSLPLSTMDLQCTQNLLNLTSGGVGVGGGHSAVCRIMQQERFSGDWTFLDKLLATHRTMDQSGKYQQISQVSDLVPLAAQRFQFPFEQDFSKYSK
- the LOC140812104 gene encoding uncharacterized protein — its product is MSGAQGTQPPESYTATTYESVGGGDNKTRLDIRSKEDESGIQIDKLQDKVEDAAGKGGPVFGAGKEEHKDDLGATGTA